A DNA window from Variovorax sp. J2L1-78 contains the following coding sequences:
- a CDS encoding Maf family protein, with protein MPRTLILASTSRYRRELLDRLRLPYEVHAPGVDETPLAGETPLALSQRLALAKARAVADRFPEAIVIGSDQVADLNGEPLGKPGDHARATLQLRRMRGQTLVFQTAVAVVCAATGFSAHEVAPVRVTFRPISDDAIERYLRAEEPYDCAGSAKSEGLGIALLEAIDSDDPTALVGLPLIRTCRMLRAAGVDLL; from the coding sequence ATGCCACGCACGCTGATCCTCGCCTCGACATCCCGCTACCGCCGCGAACTGCTGGACCGCCTCCGCCTGCCCTACGAGGTGCATGCGCCGGGCGTGGACGAAACCCCGTTGGCCGGCGAAACCCCGCTGGCGCTGTCGCAGCGGCTGGCCCTGGCCAAGGCCCGTGCCGTCGCTGACCGGTTTCCCGAGGCGATCGTGATCGGCTCGGACCAGGTGGCCGACCTGAACGGCGAACCGCTCGGAAAGCCCGGCGACCATGCGCGGGCCACGCTGCAACTGCGGCGCATGCGGGGACAGACGCTGGTGTTCCAGACGGCGGTGGCCGTCGTCTGCGCGGCCACCGGCTTCAGCGCACACGAGGTCGCCCCGGTGCGCGTGACCTTCCGCCCGATCAGCGACGACGCCATCGAGCGCTACCTGCGCGCCGAGGAGCCCTACGACTGCGCCGGCAGCGCCAAGAGCGAAGGCCTTGGCATTGCCCTGCTGGAGGCGATCGACAGCGACGACCCGACCGCCCTCGTCGGCCTGCCCCTGATCCGCACCTGCCGGATGCTGCGCGCGGCAGGCGTCGACCTGCTATGA
- the fabD gene encoding ACP S-malonyltransferase: MTSFAFVFPGQGSQAVGMLDAWGDHPAVAETLREASAALDEDLGELIRTGPKEALALTTNTQPVMLVAGVAAWRAWLAEGGATPDVVAGHSLGEYSALVAAGVLTLAQAAPLVRFRAQAMQQAVPVGAGAMAAVLGMAADQVIAGCAEVTASFGAGSAECVEAVNFNDPMQTVIAGSKAAVDKACEVLKASGAKRALPLPVSAPFHSSLMRPAAEALREKLASVEFAAPRIPVLNNIDVAVETAPERIRDALVRQAAGPVRWVEGVQALKARGVAAIVECGPGRVLSGMVKRIAPDLVTATVYDPATLAETRQLLNTP, translated from the coding sequence ATGACTTCCTTCGCATTCGTATTTCCAGGGCAGGGATCCCAGGCGGTCGGCATGCTCGACGCATGGGGTGACCACCCCGCCGTGGCGGAGACCCTGCGGGAAGCCTCCGCGGCGCTCGACGAAGACCTGGGAGAACTCATCCGCACCGGGCCCAAAGAAGCGCTGGCCCTGACGACCAACACACAGCCGGTGATGCTCGTGGCCGGCGTCGCCGCCTGGCGCGCCTGGTTGGCCGAGGGTGGCGCAACGCCGGACGTCGTCGCGGGCCATTCGCTGGGCGAGTACTCGGCGCTGGTCGCGGCCGGCGTGCTGACACTGGCGCAGGCCGCGCCGTTGGTGCGCTTTCGCGCGCAGGCGATGCAGCAGGCGGTGCCGGTCGGCGCCGGTGCCATGGCCGCGGTGCTCGGCATGGCGGCCGACCAAGTGATCGCCGGCTGCGCGGAAGTCACCGCGAGCTTCGGTGCCGGCAGCGCCGAATGCGTCGAAGCCGTGAATTTCAACGACCCGATGCAGACGGTGATCGCCGGCAGCAAGGCTGCTGTCGACAAGGCTTGCGAGGTGCTCAAGGCGAGCGGGGCCAAACGCGCGTTGCCGCTGCCGGTGTCGGCACCCTTCCATTCCAGCCTGATGCGGCCTGCTGCCGAGGCGCTGCGCGAGAAGCTGGCGTCGGTCGAGTTCGCGGCGCCCCGCATTCCGGTGCTGAACAACATCGATGTCGCGGTCGAAACCGCGCCGGAGCGCATCCGCGACGCGCTCGTTCGCCAAGCCGCCGGTCCGGTGCGCTGGGTCGAAGGCGTGCAGGCCTTGAAAGCGCGCGGCGTCGCCGCCATCGTCGAGTGCGGGCCGGGTCGCGTGCTGTCCGGTATGGTCAAGCGCATCGCGCCTGACCTTGTCACGGCGACGGTCTACGATCCGGCGACGCTCGCCGAGACCCGTCAACTGCTGAACACCCCATGA
- a CDS encoding beta-ketoacyl-ACP synthase III: MTPFSRISGTGSYLPPRRVTNDELARELAERGIETSDQWIVERTGIRARHFAEPDVTSSDLGLEASRRALEAAGRKAEDIDLIIVATSTPDMVFPSSAAILQHKLGIAGCPAFDVQAVCSGFVYALTVADAMIKTGSARCALVVGAEVFSRILDFNDRTTCVLFGDGAGAVVLEASETPGILASDLHADGKHVGILCVPGHVSGGKVLGTPLLHMDGQAVFKLAVRVLEDAARATLAKAGKTEADIDWLIPHQANIRIMEGTAKKLKLPREKLVVTVHDHGNTSAASIPLALDDAVRSGKVKKGETVMLEGVGGGFTWGAVLLTL, from the coding sequence ATGACCCCTTTCTCTCGCATTTCCGGCACAGGCAGCTATCTGCCGCCCCGCCGCGTGACCAATGACGAACTTGCCCGCGAACTGGCTGAGCGCGGCATCGAGACCTCCGACCAATGGATCGTCGAGCGCACCGGCATCCGCGCGCGCCACTTTGCCGAACCGGATGTGACCAGCAGCGACCTGGGCCTGGAAGCCTCGAGGCGCGCCCTCGAAGCCGCGGGACGTAAGGCCGAAGACATCGACCTGATCATCGTCGCCACCTCGACGCCGGACATGGTGTTCCCATCGTCGGCGGCGATCCTGCAGCACAAGCTCGGCATTGCCGGCTGCCCGGCCTTCGACGTCCAGGCGGTGTGCAGCGGTTTCGTCTACGCGCTCACGGTGGCCGACGCCATGATCAAGACCGGCAGTGCGCGCTGTGCGTTGGTGGTCGGCGCGGAGGTGTTCTCGCGCATCCTCGATTTCAACGACCGCACGACCTGCGTGCTGTTCGGCGACGGCGCCGGTGCCGTGGTGCTGGAGGCCAGCGAGACGCCGGGCATCCTGGCGAGCGACCTGCATGCCGATGGCAAGCATGTCGGCATCCTGTGCGTGCCCGGTCACGTTTCCGGCGGCAAGGTGCTGGGCACGCCGCTGCTGCACATGGACGGGCAGGCCGTCTTCAAGCTCGCCGTCCGCGTACTGGAAGATGCCGCGCGCGCGACGCTGGCGAAGGCAGGGAAGACCGAAGCCGACATCGACTGGCTCATTCCGCACCAGGCCAACATCCGCATCATGGAAGGCACGGCGAAGAAGTTGAAGCTGCCACGGGAAAAGCTGGTGGTGACGGTGCACGACCACGGCAACACCTCGGCCGCCTCGATTCCACTGGCGCTGGATGACGCCGTGCGCAGCGGCAAAGTCAAAAAAGGGGAAACCGTCATGCTCGAGGGCGTGGGCGGCGGGTTCACCTGGGGCGCCGTGCTCCTGACCCTGTGA
- the fabF gene encoding beta-ketoacyl-ACP synthase II has protein sequence MTKRRVVVTGLGCIAPVGNTVSESWANLLAGKSGIANITAFDASAFACKFAGEVKGFDITQYITEKEARHMDRFIHLGFAAAIQAVQDSGLPTGDALAYEDAVRIGCNIGSGIGGLPMIEETHGEYTNRGPRRISPFFVPASIINMISGHVSIKFGFKGPNIAVVTACTTGLHAIGTSARMIEYGDADVMIAGGAESTISPLGIGGFTAPRALSTRNDDPATASRPWDKDRDGFVLGEGSGVMVLEEYERAKARGAKIYAEVSGFGLTGDAYHMTAPDVDGPRRSMVMALANAGVNADEVQYLNAHGTSTQIGDVNETNAVKLAFADHAKKLVVNSTKSMTGHLLGGAGGIESVFTVLALHHQKSPPTINIFNQDPECDLDYCANEARDMKIDVAVKNNFGFGGTNGTLVFKRA, from the coding sequence ATGACCAAACGCCGCGTCGTCGTGACCGGACTCGGTTGCATCGCTCCTGTCGGAAACACGGTCTCCGAATCCTGGGCCAATCTATTGGCCGGGAAGTCGGGTATCGCGAACATCACCGCCTTCGATGCGAGTGCCTTCGCCTGCAAGTTCGCTGGTGAAGTGAAGGGTTTCGACATCACCCAGTACATCACCGAGAAGGAAGCGCGCCATATGGACCGCTTCATTCATCTGGGGTTTGCTGCCGCCATCCAGGCCGTGCAGGACAGCGGATTGCCGACCGGCGATGCCCTGGCGTACGAAGATGCTGTCCGCATCGGTTGCAACATCGGCTCCGGCATCGGCGGTCTGCCGATGATCGAAGAGACGCATGGTGAATACACGAACCGCGGCCCCCGCCGCATTTCGCCGTTCTTCGTGCCGGCCTCGATCATCAACATGATCTCGGGCCACGTGTCGATCAAGTTCGGGTTCAAAGGGCCGAACATTGCCGTCGTGACCGCCTGCACCACGGGTCTGCATGCCATCGGCACGTCGGCACGGATGATCGAATACGGCGATGCCGACGTGATGATCGCCGGCGGCGCGGAGTCCACGATCTCTCCGCTCGGCATTGGTGGCTTCACGGCCCCGCGCGCATTGAGCACCCGCAACGACGACCCGGCCACGGCGTCGCGTCCGTGGGACAAGGATCGCGACGGCTTCGTGCTGGGTGAAGGCTCCGGCGTGATGGTGCTCGAGGAGTACGAACGCGCCAAGGCCCGCGGCGCCAAGATCTATGCGGAAGTCTCGGGCTTCGGCCTCACCGGCGATGCATACCACATGACCGCGCCCGATGTCGACGGCCCGCGCCGCTCGATGGTGATGGCGCTGGCCAACGCCGGCGTCAACGCCGACGAGGTGCAGTACCTGAATGCACATGGCACCTCGACGCAGATCGGCGACGTCAACGAGACCAATGCGGTCAAGCTGGCTTTCGCTGATCACGCGAAGAAACTGGTTGTCAACTCGACCAAGTCGATGACCGGCCACCTGCTGGGCGGCGCCGGCGGCATCGAGTCGGTGTTCACCGTGCTGGCGTTGCACCATCAGAAGAGCCCGCCGACCATCAACATCTTCAACCAGGATCCGGAGTGCGATCTCGACTACTGCGCCAACGAGGCGCGGGACATGAAGATCGACGTCGCCGTCAAGAACAACTTCGGTTTCGGCGGCACCAACGGCACGCTGGTGTTCAAGCGCGCTTGA
- a CDS encoding DegQ family serine endoprotease translates to MTFQVEGKRLQSYVFACALALSAVGAALPTTAAQAQIRTLPDFTDLVDQVGPSVVNIRTVEKVAQRGAGNGEMDEEMQEFFRRFFGQPLPGQPRQTPPRPNRPQEPQEESRPRGVGSGFILSPDGFVMTNAHVVEDASEVLVTLPDKREFKAKIIGADKRTDVAVVKIDATGLPALKMGDVSKLRVGEWVMAIGSPFGLENTVTAGIVSAKQRDTGDYLPFIQTDVAINPGNSGGPLINMRGEVVGINSQIYSRSGGFMGISFSIPIDEAIRVSEQLRATGRVSRGRIGVSIDQVTKDVAESIGLGKPQGALVRSVEAGSPGEKAGVEAGDIITKFDGKAIEKPSDLPRLVGNTKPGTKSTLTVFRRGNSRDLSVTVAEIEPDKPARTAVEREEPTPKPAASAAAKSLGLAVSDLTEAQKKEIKLRGGVKIEAATENAARAGLKEGDVILAVGNIEVANVKEFEAAASKADKSKPVSVLFRRGEWAQYTLIRPAR, encoded by the coding sequence ATGACGTTCCAAGTCGAGGGAAAGAGACTCCAGTCCTATGTGTTCGCCTGCGCCCTGGCCTTGTCGGCCGTGGGTGCCGCGCTGCCGACCACGGCAGCGCAGGCGCAGATCCGGACGTTGCCGGACTTCACCGACCTGGTCGACCAGGTCGGCCCGTCGGTGGTCAACATCCGGACGGTGGAGAAGGTCGCCCAGCGTGGCGCAGGCAACGGCGAGATGGACGAGGAGATGCAGGAGTTCTTCCGCCGCTTCTTCGGTCAACCGCTGCCGGGCCAACCGCGCCAGACGCCGCCACGACCCAACCGACCGCAAGAACCGCAGGAGGAATCGCGGCCTCGCGGCGTGGGGTCCGGTTTCATCCTGAGTCCGGACGGCTTCGTCATGACCAATGCGCACGTCGTCGAGGATGCATCCGAGGTGCTGGTCACCCTGCCCGACAAGCGCGAATTCAAGGCCAAGATCATCGGCGCCGACAAGCGCACCGACGTCGCCGTCGTGAAGATCGATGCCACGGGCCTGCCCGCGCTGAAGATGGGTGACGTGTCGAAGCTGCGCGTGGGTGAATGGGTGATGGCCATCGGCTCGCCCTTCGGCCTCGAGAACACGGTGACCGCCGGCATCGTGAGCGCCAAGCAGCGCGACACGGGCGACTACCTGCCCTTCATCCAGACCGACGTGGCGATCAACCCGGGCAATTCCGGCGGACCGCTGATCAACATGCGTGGCGAAGTGGTCGGCATCAACAGCCAGATCTACTCGCGCTCAGGGGGCTTCATGGGCATCTCCTTCTCGATTCCGATCGACGAAGCGATCCGCGTGAGCGAGCAACTGCGTGCCACCGGTCGCGTTTCGCGCGGCCGCATCGGCGTCAGCATCGACCAGGTGACGAAAGACGTGGCCGAGTCGATCGGTCTGGGCAAGCCGCAGGGCGCACTGGTGCGCAGCGTCGAGGCCGGCTCGCCGGGCGAGAAGGCCGGCGTCGAAGCGGGCGACATCATCACCAAGTTCGACGGCAAGGCGATCGAGAAGCCGAGTGATCTGCCGCGGCTCGTGGGCAACACGAAGCCGGGGACCAAGAGCACGCTCACGGTGTTCCGCCGAGGCAACTCCCGCGACCTGTCCGTCACCGTCGCGGAGATCGAGCCGGACAAACCAGCGCGCACGGCGGTCGAGCGCGAAGAACCCACGCCCAAGCCGGCCGCGTCGGCTGCAGCGAAGTCGCTTGGCCTCGCCGTGAGCGACCTGACCGAAGCGCAAAAGAAGGAGATCAAGCTGCGCGGTGGCGTGAAGATCGAAGCCGCCACCGAGAACGCAGCGCGGGCGGGTCTGAAGGAGGGCGATGTCATCCTCGCCGTCGGCAATATCGAGGTCGCCAACGTCAAGGAATTCGAAGCCGCCGCAAGCAAGGCCGACAAGTCCAAGCCAGTCAGCGTGCTCTTCCGACGTGGCGAATGGGCGCAGTACACCTTGATCCGACCTGCGCGCTGA
- a CDS encoding sigma-E factor negative regulatory protein — protein MKHTPDSVHEAVSALADGQLQGEAFARAVDGVCADGELQATWRTYHVVGDVLRAGRHSACTDSGQFLARFQARLTAEAVKPLQAVPVLPEFTPTALHVDAANEPVFRWKLVAGVASLAAAAAIGWNWVGNGAAVPASGPQLASQQVPPMQASSEGSVLAAMQQNAPGASAGATARVLVGNGAPQVMLRDPRLDQLLEAHRQAAGGAQMPSGFLRNATFEGASR, from the coding sequence ATGAAACATACCCCAGATTCAGTGCACGAAGCGGTGTCCGCCTTGGCGGACGGCCAGCTTCAGGGCGAGGCTTTTGCCCGTGCCGTCGATGGCGTCTGTGCGGACGGCGAACTTCAGGCCACGTGGCGCACGTACCATGTGGTGGGCGATGTGTTGCGCGCAGGCCGGCACTCGGCGTGTACCGATAGCGGCCAGTTTCTGGCGCGTTTCCAGGCGCGGCTGACGGCCGAGGCGGTGAAGCCCCTGCAGGCGGTGCCGGTGCTGCCCGAATTCACCCCCACCGCCCTGCACGTCGACGCCGCGAACGAACCCGTGTTCCGCTGGAAGCTGGTGGCCGGTGTGGCGTCGCTGGCCGCTGCGGCGGCGATCGGATGGAACTGGGTCGGCAACGGTGCTGCCGTCCCGGCCTCGGGTCCGCAATTGGCCTCGCAGCAGGTTCCGCCGATGCAGGCTTCTTCCGAGGGGTCGGTGCTTGCGGCCATGCAACAGAACGCCCCCGGTGCGAGCGCCGGCGCCACGGCGCGTGTGCTCGTTGGCAACGGCGCGCCGCAGGTGATGCTGCGCGATCCGCGACTGGACCAATTGCTCGAGGCGCACCGGCAAGCCGCTGGCGGTGCCCAGATGCCTTCCGGTTTCCTGCGCAATGCCACCTTCGAAGGCGCTTCGCGCTGA
- the acpP gene encoding acyl carrier protein produces the protein MSDIEARVKKIIAEQLGVEESQVTNEKAFVADLGADSLDTVELVMALEDEFGIEIPDEDAEKITTVQNAVDYASKNQKA, from the coding sequence ATGAGCGATATCGAAGCACGTGTCAAGAAAATCATCGCCGAGCAGCTCGGCGTGGAAGAGTCTCAAGTCACCAACGAAAAGGCCTTCGTTGCCGATCTGGGTGCCGACTCGCTCGACACGGTCGAACTGGTGATGGCGCTCGAAGACGAGTTCGGCATCGAGATCCCCGACGAAGATGCCGAGAAGATCACGACGGTGCAGAACGCCGTCGACTACGCCTCCAAGAATCAAAAGGCCTGA
- the plsX gene encoding phosphate acyltransferase PlsX, producing the protein MAISPSFLPAAAAITLAVDCMGGDHGPRITLPACRAFLERHPEASLRLVGLPEALKDFSHPRAVIVPATEVVAMDDPIEIALRKKKDSSMRVAIQQVKDGSAQAAVSAGNTGALMAIARYLLKTLEGIDRPAIAPQLPNSKGGATTVLDLGANVDCDAEDLLQFAVLGSALVSALTGNESPTVGLLNVGEEAIKGSETIKKASQLLRVAAKSKDLNFYGNVEGNDIFKGTTDIVVCDGFVGNVTLKATEGVAAMIVDFLRFEYSNGLFSKFAAIVSYPVLKALKKRLDHRRYNGAALLGLRGLVFKSHGSADEVAFGYALDRAYDAARNNLLDRVRARIAHAAPLLARAESAAPVDATSLPV; encoded by the coding sequence ATGGCTATTTCCCCCTCTTTCCTTCCCGCTGCCGCCGCAATCACGCTCGCCGTGGATTGCATGGGCGGCGACCATGGCCCGCGCATCACGCTGCCGGCCTGCCGGGCATTTCTGGAGCGCCATCCCGAGGCGTCGTTGCGTCTGGTCGGTCTGCCCGAGGCGCTCAAGGATTTCTCGCATCCACGGGCCGTCATCGTCCCGGCGACCGAGGTGGTCGCCATGGACGATCCGATCGAGATCGCGCTGCGCAAGAAAAAAGATTCCTCCATGCGCGTGGCCATCCAGCAGGTCAAGGACGGCAGTGCTCAGGCGGCCGTATCTGCGGGTAATACGGGGGCTTTGATGGCCATCGCGCGTTATCTCCTAAAGACGCTCGAAGGCATCGACCGTCCGGCCATCGCGCCGCAGCTTCCCAACAGCAAGGGCGGCGCCACCACCGTGCTGGACCTCGGTGCGAATGTGGACTGTGATGCCGAAGACCTCTTGCAGTTCGCCGTGCTGGGTTCGGCGCTGGTGTCGGCGCTGACGGGCAACGAGTCGCCGACCGTGGGCTTGCTCAATGTCGGCGAAGAGGCCATCAAAGGCAGTGAAACGATCAAAAAAGCCAGTCAACTGCTTCGAGTGGCCGCCAAGTCGAAGGACCTGAACTTCTACGGCAACGTCGAGGGCAACGACATTTTCAAGGGCACGACGGACATCGTAGTCTGTGACGGTTTTGTCGGCAATGTGACGCTGAAGGCGACCGAGGGCGTGGCGGCCATGATCGTCGACTTCCTGCGCTTCGAGTATTCGAACGGCCTCTTCAGCAAGTTTGCGGCAATCGTGTCCTATCCGGTCCTAAAAGCGCTTAAAAAGCGGCTGGATCACCGTCGCTACAACGGGGCGGCGTTGTTGGGCTTGCGCGGCCTGGTCTTCAAGAGCCATGGCTCGGCCGACGAGGTGGCGTTCGGCTACGCGCTGGATCGCGCTTATGATGCCGCTCGCAACAACCTGCTCGATCGCGTGCGGGCCCGCATCGCCCATGCCGCGCCACTGCTGGCGCGGGCTGAGTCGGCGGCCCCGGTTGACGCGACATCGCTCCCCGTCTGA
- a CDS encoding MucB/RseB C-terminal domain-containing protein, with translation MNLRRTLLVLSVLCVAQWAVAQTRAPSAPSKLPGAALPEPPTLSTVDWLRRMHAASRQRTYVGTFVVSAATGNLSSSRIWHVADGDVLMERIEALSGAPRSTFRRNDHVMTFFPEDKVVKSEKRENLDFFPNLPGAPDSAIGDFYDARALGKGRVAGFDADVLQLAPRDGLRFGYRVWSERRSGLVVALQTVDGDGRVVEQSAFSELQFEAPVKTQALAQMMGNTAGYRVEASSLERTTAAAEGWSLREPVPGFKPVNCYRRALDGEAKPERTMQWTFTDGLASVSLFVEPYDAQRQPREALMALGATYTLTRRLSDKGGDWWLTIVGEVPPQTLQAFAQGLVRTR, from the coding sequence ATGAACCTCCGCCGCACCTTGCTGGTGCTTTCCGTCCTCTGTGTTGCGCAGTGGGCCGTGGCGCAGACCCGCGCGCCCTCGGCACCGTCGAAGTTGCCGGGCGCCGCGCTGCCTGAGCCGCCGACGCTGAGCACCGTCGACTGGTTGCGCCGCATGCATGCGGCCTCTCGCCAGCGGACCTATGTCGGCACCTTCGTGGTGTCTGCGGCCACCGGCAATCTGTCGAGCTCACGCATCTGGCATGTCGCCGATGGCGACGTCCTGATGGAGCGCATCGAGGCGCTGTCGGGTGCACCGCGTTCCACGTTTCGCCGCAACGACCACGTGATGACGTTCTTCCCCGAGGACAAGGTCGTCAAGAGCGAGAAGCGTGAGAACCTGGATTTCTTTCCGAATCTGCCAGGCGCACCTGATTCGGCGATCGGCGATTTCTACGACGCGCGAGCGCTCGGCAAGGGCCGTGTGGCGGGCTTCGATGCCGACGTTCTCCAGCTCGCCCCGCGCGACGGGTTGCGCTTCGGCTACCGGGTGTGGAGCGAGCGCCGCTCGGGCCTCGTGGTGGCGCTGCAGACCGTCGACGGCGACGGCCGGGTGGTGGAGCAGTCGGCCTTCTCCGAATTGCAGTTCGAAGCACCGGTGAAGACGCAGGCACTGGCCCAGATGATGGGCAACACCGCCGGCTACCGGGTAGAGGCGTCTTCCCTTGAGCGCACGACCGCTGCCGCCGAGGGTTGGTCGCTGCGCGAGCCGGTGCCGGGTTTCAAGCCGGTCAATTGCTACCGGCGCGCACTCGATGGCGAGGCCAAGCCCGAGCGCACGATGCAATGGACCTTCACGGACGGGCTGGCCTCGGTGTCGCTCTTCGTGGAGCCCTACGATGCGCAGCGCCAGCCACGCGAGGCCTTGATGGCATTGGGTGCGACCTATACGCTCACGCGCCGACTGAGCGACAAAGGTGGAGACTGGTGGCTGACGATCGTCGGTGAAGTGCCGCCGCAAACGCTGCAGGCTTTTGCCCAGGGGCTGGTTCGCACGCGCTGA
- the rpoE gene encoding RNA polymerase sigma factor RpoE: MTASPPPAPPDAASTGAAEPRPGEVDFQLVQRTVAGDQKAFELLVIKYQRRIERLIGRMVRDVDLVEDIAQETFIRAYRALHQFRGEAQFYTWLYRIAVNTAKKALVDMKRDPTVSEAALRPSSAEDDETYRPGNEPITDETPETVMAANEIAAAVEAAMEALPAELRQAVTLREIEGMSYEEIAEVMRCPIGTVRSRIFRAREAISARVKPMLDNQSGKRW, from the coding sequence ATGACAGCCTCCCCACCACCCGCTCCTCCCGACGCTGCCTCGACCGGCGCTGCGGAGCCGCGGCCCGGCGAGGTCGACTTCCAGCTTGTCCAGCGCACGGTCGCAGGGGACCAGAAGGCCTTCGAACTGCTCGTGATCAAGTACCAGCGGCGCATCGAGCGCCTCATCGGCCGGATGGTGCGTGACGTCGATCTGGTCGAGGACATCGCGCAGGAAACCTTCATTCGGGCCTATCGGGCCTTGCACCAGTTCCGGGGCGAGGCCCAGTTCTATACCTGGCTCTACCGGATCGCGGTGAACACCGCCAAGAAGGCGCTGGTCGACATGAAGCGCGACCCGACCGTCTCCGAGGCGGCGCTGCGGCCATCTTCTGCGGAAGACGATGAAACTTACCGGCCGGGAAACGAACCAATCACCGACGAAACCCCCGAAACAGTGATGGCTGCGAACGAGATCGCGGCTGCGGTCGAAGCCGCGATGGAGGCCTTGCCGGCCGAGTTGCGGCAGGCGGTCACGCTGCGCGAGATCGAGGGCATGAGTTATGAAGAAATTGCCGAGGTCATGCGTTGTCCCATCGGCACGGTGCGCTCGCGCATATTCAGGGCGCGCGAAGCGATTTCGGCACGGGTCAAACCCATGCTCGACAACCAGTCCGGCAAGCGTTGGTAA
- the fabG gene encoding 3-oxoacyl-ACP reductase FabG: protein MSTIKFEGQIALVTGASRGIGAAIALELAHHGLKVIGTGTTEDSAQKITTALGAFGGEGRALDVNDGAALDALVEEIVKTHGGLHVVVNNAGITRDMLAMRLKDDDWDAVLDTNLKAVFRLSRAAIRPMMKQRYGRIINITSVVGASGNAGQANYAAAKAGVAGMTRALARELGSRNITVNCVAPGFIETDMTASLPEAQQQALLSQIPLGHLGKPSDIAHAVAYLASPQAAYVTGQELHVNGGMHM from the coding sequence ATGAGTACCATCAAATTCGAAGGGCAGATCGCCCTGGTGACCGGCGCGTCGCGCGGCATCGGCGCCGCCATCGCCCTGGAACTGGCCCATCACGGCCTGAAGGTCATCGGCACCGGTACGACCGAGGACAGCGCACAGAAGATCACGACGGCGCTGGGCGCATTCGGCGGCGAGGGCCGCGCGCTCGACGTCAACGACGGCGCTGCGCTCGACGCGCTGGTCGAAGAGATCGTCAAGACGCACGGCGGGCTGCACGTGGTGGTCAACAACGCGGGCATCACGCGCGACATGCTGGCCATGCGCCTGAAGGACGACGACTGGGACGCGGTGCTCGACACCAACCTCAAGGCCGTCTTCCGCCTGTCGCGCGCGGCCATCCGTCCGATGATGAAGCAGCGCTACGGGCGCATCATCAACATCACGAGCGTCGTGGGCGCCTCCGGCAACGCCGGCCAGGCCAACTACGCGGCCGCCAAGGCCGGTGTGGCCGGCATGACCCGCGCGCTCGCACGCGAGCTGGGCAGCCGCAACATCACCGTGAACTGCGTCGCCCCTGGTTTCATCGAGACCGACATGACGGCCAGCCTTCCAGAGGCGCAACAGCAGGCGCTGCTTTCGCAGATTCCGCTGGGGCATCTGGGCAAGCCGTCCGACATCGCGCATGCGGTGGCATACCTGGCTTCGCCGCAGGCGGCCTATGTGACGGGACAGGAACTGCACGTCAACGGCGGCATGCACATGTAA
- a CDS encoding YceD family protein has protein sequence MNREFAASRIDVNAFATAADTLTGETPVSDLERLGSELAEPAADTRVTWEATGERRAGGDGALAPWLHLRVEATLPFVCQRCLTPVQLPLTVDRAFRFAVDEETAALEDEASDEDVLVAARDFDLLALIEDELLMEVPVTPRHEVCPVPVQLSVADPGFEEAEEAAANPFAALDALRGRKPG, from the coding sequence ATGAACAGAGAATTTGCAGCATCACGGATCGACGTGAACGCCTTTGCGACCGCGGCGGACACCCTGACCGGGGAAACGCCCGTGTCGGACCTCGAGCGGCTCGGCTCCGAGCTGGCTGAACCTGCCGCCGACACCCGTGTCACCTGGGAAGCGACCGGCGAACGCCGCGCTGGCGGCGACGGCGCCCTGGCGCCCTGGCTTCACCTGCGCGTCGAGGCGACCCTGCCTTTCGTCTGCCAGCGTTGCCTGACACCGGTCCAATTGCCGCTGACGGTCGATCGCGCATTCCGTTTCGCGGTCGACGAGGAGACGGCGGCGCTCGAGGACGAGGCATCCGACGAGGATGTGCTGGTGGCGGCACGCGACTTCGACCTGCTGGCACTGATCGAAGACGAGTTGCTCATGGAAGTGCCCGTCACGCCGCGGCATGAGGTGTGCCCGGTGCCTGTCCAGCTCTCGGTGGCCGATCCCGGCTTCGAGGAGGCGGAGGAGGCCGCCGCCAACCCCTTCGCCGCGCTCGACGCGCTGCGCGGCCGCAAGCCGGGGTGA
- the rpmF gene encoding 50S ribosomal protein L32, which yields MAVQQNKKSPSKRGMHRSHNALGVPGIAVEPTTGEIHLRHHISPNGFYRGRKVLKTKSES from the coding sequence ATGGCCGTCCAGCAAAACAAGAAGTCGCCTTCCAAGCGCGGCATGCACCGTTCCCACAACGCGCTGGGCGTGCCCGGCATCGCCGTGGAACCCACCACGGGCGAAATCCATCTGCGTCACCACATCAGCCCGAACGGCTTCTACCGTGGCCGCAAGGTGCTGAAGACCAAATCCGAGTCTTAA